A window of Campylobacter cuniculorum DSM 23162 = LMG 24588 contains these coding sequences:
- a CDS encoding methylated-DNA--[protein]-cysteine S-methyltransferase, which translates to MFKLYYKSPICYLSLHSDGNFLIKLDFCQEKREEKSCELLEYAKNELELYFSKKLNVFKTPLKIQGSDFEQKVYKALIEIPYGKLQTYKQIAEKIGHKNAFRAVGNANSKNELPIFIPCHRVIACKGLGGYSGGLGIKKFLLQLEGVDLAQFA; encoded by the coding sequence ATGTTTAAACTTTATTATAAATCTCCTATATGTTACTTATCTTTACACAGCGATGGAAATTTTTTAATAAAACTTGATTTTTGTCAAGAAAAAAGAGAAGAAAAAAGTTGTGAGCTTCTTGAGTATGCGAAAAATGAACTTGAGCTTTATTTTTCTAAGAAATTAAATGTTTTCAAAACCCCTTTAAAGATTCAAGGGAGTGATTTTGAACAAAAAGTATATAAAGCTTTAATTGAAATTCCTTATGGAAAACTTCAAACTTATAAACAAATTGCTGAAAAAATAGGACATAAAAATGCTTTTCGTGCTGTTGGGAACGCAAATTCTAAAAATGAACTTCCTATTTTTATCCCTTGTCATAGAGTTATAGCTTGTAAGGGACTTGGGGGATATAGTGGGGGTTTGGGGATTAAGAAATTTTTACTTCAGCTTGAGGGGGTTGATTTAGCTCAATTTGCCTAA
- a CDS encoding MFS transporter: MNSYNVLAWLNFFVADVRDGLGPYLGVFLKGHGFLEGQIGFIGTITSLSTLILGIPFGILVDKTHYKRTLITFCILMIMFSTLANYFYPTFIFTLLAQFSISLCAVFLAPAFAALTLGIVGQKAYAQQTSRNEAYKHAGTAFSAALSFVCALYFGIASIFAITTFMGIFSLLCLIFLRNAFINHEVARGAEVSLEKPKNPLNESKLEETLMQPQKTFKFKQNSNEQKASFKLFKAIFDKQLLVLSVVLFCFHLSNAAMLPLLSQRAHTLGVDSSGAYAAATIIIAQGTMIFVALFCGKFLDISQTQNAYKQNNILNSFNTLIIYIKTRVSKTQIILILMGISLFELLIRGLIAAYFENISGMIIVQILDGVGAGITGVIVPILVAFILRGSGHINAGLAFVMTCGGVGGALSGSLGGFIAQYYGYFMAYMALALVAGIGLVIWCLFANIFKNNDKRIQEF; this comes from the coding sequence ATGAATTCTTATAATGTTTTAGCTTGGCTTAATTTTTTTGTTGCTGATGTTCGCGATGGTTTAGGACCTTATCTTGGAGTGTTTTTGAAAGGACATGGATTTTTAGAAGGGCAAATCGGTTTTATCGGCACAATTACTTCACTTAGCACGCTCATTTTAGGAATACCATTTGGAATTTTAGTCGATAAAACGCACTATAAACGCACACTTATTACTTTCTGTATTCTTATGATTATGTTTAGCACACTTGCAAATTATTTTTATCCAACCTTTATTTTCACGCTCCTTGCACAATTTAGCATTTCTTTGTGTGCAGTGTTTCTTGCTCCTGCATTTGCGGCATTGACACTTGGAATTGTAGGACAAAAAGCTTATGCACAGCAAACAAGTCGCAATGAAGCCTACAAACACGCTGGGACAGCCTTTAGTGCAGCTTTGAGCTTTGTATGTGCTTTATATTTTGGAATCGCTTCAATTTTTGCTATCACTACATTTATGGGAATTTTTTCTTTACTTTGTCTTATATTCTTACGCAATGCTTTTATCAATCACGAAGTAGCAAGAGGTGCAGAAGTAAGCCTTGAAAAACCTAAAAATCCGCTCAATGAATCAAAATTAGAAGAAACTCTAATGCAACCACAGAAAACATTTAAATTTAAACAGAATTCTAATGAGCAAAAGGCTTCTTTTAAGCTGTTTAAAGCAATTTTCGATAAACAACTTCTTGTGTTAAGTGTTGTGCTTTTTTGTTTTCACCTTAGCAATGCTGCAATGCTTCCACTTTTAAGTCAAAGAGCACACACCTTAGGTGTAGATTCTAGTGGAGCATATGCGGCAGCAACAATTATAATTGCACAAGGCACAATGATTTTTGTTGCTTTATTTTGCGGAAAATTCTTAGACATTTCTCAAACACAAAATGCATACAAACAAAATAATATATTAAATTCGTTTAACACATTGATTATATATATAAAAACGAGAGTCTCTAAAACGCAAATCATATTAATTCTTATGGGAATTTCTCTTTTTGAACTTTTGATTCGCGGACTGATTGCTGCGTATTTTGAAAATATCAGCGGTATGATTATTGTGCAAATTTTAGATGGTGTTGGTGCAGGGATTACGGGTGTGATTGTGCCGATTTTGGTAGCATTTATCCTAAGAGGGAGTGGGCATATCAATGCCGGACTTGCTTTTGTAATGACCTGTGGAGGCGTTGGCGGGGCATTGAGCGGAAGTTTAGGGGGCTTCATAGCACAATACTATGGATATTTTATGGCATATATGGCTCTTGCTTTAGTCGCTGGAATAGGGCTTGTTATATGGTGTTTGTTTGCAAATATATTTAAAAATAATGATAAAAGGATACAAGAATTTTAA
- the purF gene encoding amidophosphoribosyltransferase, translating into MCAVVGVINSKNASTYAYYALFAMQHRGQEASGISVSNGKNIKTIKAKGEVSQVFNEEKLKSLEGELAIGHNRYSTAGNSSLNDTQPIAATCILGDIALAHNGNLVNKDEVRTRLIQDGAIFRTNMDTENVVHLIARSKKQNLKERFIESLRDCVGAYCFVLADKEKLYVARDPYGVRPLSLGRLKDGGYIIASETCAFDLIEAEFIRDILPGEMLIFTLGQEQFESIELFKSEPRICAFEYVYFARPDSVVEGKSVYEVRKKMGENLAKKFIYKADFVVPVPDSGVSAAIGFAHYLKIPLEMAIVRNHYVGRTFIEPTQELRNLKVKLKLNPMGKVLKGKEIVVIDDSIVRGTTSKKIISLLRSAGASKIHLAIACPEIKFPDVYGIDTPTFEELISAHKNIEEVRKYIKADSLSFLSIDELVDSIGDERAYSLVSFNGDYFITK; encoded by the coding sequence ATGTGTGCTGTGGTTGGAGTGATTAATTCAAAAAATGCAAGCACTTATGCGTATTATGCTTTATTTGCTATGCAACATCGTGGGCAAGAAGCAAGTGGAATCAGTGTCAGCAATGGCAAAAACATAAAAACCATTAAGGCTAAAGGCGAAGTCAGTCAAGTATTTAATGAAGAAAAGCTCAAAAGTTTAGAAGGTGAGCTTGCAATCGGGCACAATCGTTATTCTACAGCAGGAAATTCAAGTCTTAATGACACTCAACCCATAGCTGCAACTTGTATTTTAGGCGATATAGCCTTAGCTCATAATGGAAATTTAGTCAATAAAGATGAAGTAAGAACAAGACTCATTCAAGATGGTGCGATTTTTAGAACAAATATGGACACCGAAAATGTCGTGCATTTAATTGCAAGGAGCAAAAAACAAAATTTAAAAGAAAGATTTATAGAAAGCCTTAGAGATTGCGTTGGTGCGTATTGTTTTGTTTTGGCGGATAAAGAAAAGCTTTATGTTGCGAGAGACCCTTATGGTGTGCGTCCCCTTTCTTTGGGCAGATTGAAAGACGGAGGCTATATTATAGCGAGTGAAACCTGTGCATTTGACTTAATAGAAGCTGAATTTATACGTGATATACTTCCGGGAGAAATGCTGATTTTCACACTCGGACAAGAACAATTTGAAAGCATAGAGCTTTTCAAAAGTGAGCCTAGAATTTGTGCGTTTGAATATGTGTATTTTGCACGTCCTGATAGCGTTGTTGAAGGAAAAAGCGTTTATGAAGTGCGTAAGAAAATGGGTGAAAATTTAGCTAAAAAATTCATCTATAAAGCCGATTTTGTCGTGCCTGTTCCAGATAGTGGAGTGAGTGCTGCTATAGGTTTTGCACATTATCTTAAAATTCCACTTGAAATGGCAATTGTAAGGAATCATTATGTGGGTAGAACCTTCATAGAGCCCACTCAAGAACTCAGAAATTTAAAGGTTAAACTCAAATTAAATCCTATGGGAAAAGTTTTGAAGGGCAAAGAAATTGTAGTGATTGATGATAGCATAGTGCGTGGAACAACCTCTAAAAAAATCATTTCCTTGCTTCGCAGTGCAGGAGCAAGTAAAATTCATCTTGCAATCGCCTGTCCTGAAATCAAATTCCCCGATGTTTATGGTATAGATACGCCAACTTTTGAAGAGCTTATCAGTGCCCATAAAAATATTGAAGAAGTACGCAAATACATTAAAGCAGATAGTTTGAGTTTTTTAAGCATAGATGAACTTGTGGATAGCATAGGAGATGAAAGAGCCTATTCCCTTGTGAGTTTTAATGGGGATTATTTCATCACAAAATAA
- the dapB gene encoding 4-hydroxy-tetrahydrodipicolinate reductase: MLQIGIYGAKGRMGKQIQFCLEEENAKASALFDQNDNISEFFENCEVVIDFSSPIGTKELLNFARTNPKPLVIGTTGLDEKTFQLLQSAAEVMPVFYATNMSLGVAVLNYLANKASTLLENFDIEILEMHHRHKKDSPSGTAMSLAQNVAKARFLDLEKVRISGRDGIIGERNKDTIAVMSLRGGDIVGRHTIGFYEDGEYLELTHNATSRATFAKGAIKIAKWLVSKEPNLYSINDFLGI; this comes from the coding sequence ATGCTACAAATAGGAATTTATGGTGCAAAAGGGCGTATGGGAAAACAAATTCAATTTTGTTTAGAAGAGGAAAATGCAAAAGCCTCTGCTTTATTCGACCAAAATGACAATATAAGTGAGTTTTTTGAAAATTGTGAAGTGGTGATTGATTTTTCCTCTCCCATCGGCACAAAAGAACTCTTAAATTTTGCAAGAACAAATCCCAAACCCTTAGTCATAGGCACAACAGGACTTGATGAAAAAACCTTTCAACTTTTACAAAGTGCAGCTGAAGTGATGCCCGTATTTTATGCAACCAACATGTCTTTAGGAGTAGCGGTTTTAAACTATCTTGCAAACAAAGCAAGCACCTTGCTTGAAAATTTCGATATAGAAATTTTAGAAATGCATCATCGTCATAAAAAGGATTCTCCAAGTGGCACGGCAATGAGTCTGGCACAAAATGTTGCAAAAGCTCGATTTTTGGACTTAGAAAAAGTGCGTATAAGCGGACGCGATGGAATCATAGGAGAACGCAATAAAGACACAATTGCTGTGATGAGTTTAAGGGGTGGAGATATAGTAGGACGCCACACTATAGGCTTTTATGAAGATGGAGAATACTTAGAACTCACTCATAATGCAACTTCAAGGGCTACTTTTGCTAAAGGTGCGATTAAAATCGCTAAATGGCTTGTTTCTAAAGAGCCAAATTTGTATTCAATTAATGATTTTTTAGGAATTTAA
- a CDS encoding SH3 domain-containing C40 family peptidase, which produces MRYIFLIFALIFTACSLKTNTNEVLNQTNFEMNSRSKHYAKLDFEQNLSLLPVSKEFFKNDGKTYKKYFFSAWHSDFRNLNSKNLFWSFEAYLNKNNKYYFFNKQIIPKSWFEKNIINANISALGSINKKALVIKNTLLKNFPTQGLILKNPFKEGEGIPFDYAIDNILNIGSPVLISHLTKDKRYAFVRFENSFGFIQTDALEIFSEHRTKIYENLNFITPLFEKMPVFDEKGRYFFETRIGAIYPYYKSDKEYYYGKIGENKYKIAKDKAANFPLEFNDLHLKHQLSEVLNLPYGWGGYSFERDCSLLTHDIFVPFGLYMPRNSLAQNNAFSHFDISFLSNTQKKEFLKNFAKPYLSLLYLKGHIMLYVGSFKDKELAIHSIWGLRKSESKRLLISRSVITGLEIGKDEIPDENLLLSKLKEISFIRLEESEKTRIKDYLSKFKKQNF; this is translated from the coding sequence ATGCGTTATATTTTTTTAATATTTGCACTCATTTTTACAGCTTGCTCTTTGAAAACAAACACAAATGAAGTTTTAAATCAAACGAATTTTGAAATGAATTCGCGTTCAAAACACTACGCAAAACTTGATTTTGAACAAAATCTCTCCTTGCTTCCGGTTTCTAAAGAGTTTTTTAAAAACGATGGTAAAACATATAAAAAATATTTTTTCTCTGCTTGGCATAGTGATTTTAGAAATTTAAATTCTAAAAATTTATTTTGGTCTTTTGAGGCTTATTTAAATAAGAACAATAAATATTATTTTTTTAACAAGCAAATCATTCCTAAATCTTGGTTTGAAAAAAATATTATAAATGCTAATATTTCAGCATTAGGAAGTATTAATAAAAAGGCTTTGGTGATTAAAAACACTCTTTTGAAAAATTTTCCAACTCAAGGATTGATTTTAAAAAATCCTTTTAAAGAAGGCGAGGGAATTCCTTTTGATTATGCAATCGATAATATTTTAAATATAGGAAGCCCTGTTTTAATTTCCCATTTAACCAAAGATAAACGCTATGCCTTTGTAAGATTTGAAAATAGTTTTGGTTTTATTCAAACCGATGCCTTAGAAATTTTTAGCGAACACAGAACAAAAATTTACGAAAATCTCAATTTTATCACACCTTTATTTGAAAAAATGCCTGTTTTTGATGAAAAAGGAAGATATTTTTTTGAAACAAGAATAGGTGCGATTTATCCTTATTATAAAAGCGATAAAGAATATTATTATGGAAAAATTGGAGAAAATAAATACAAAATTGCTAAAGATAAGGCAGCAAATTTCCCTTTAGAATTTAACGACTTGCATCTAAAACATCAATTATCTGAAGTTCTAAATCTGCCTTATGGTTGGGGCGGATATAGTTTTGAACGCGATTGTTCTTTACTCACACACGATATTTTTGTGCCTTTTGGTCTATATATGCCTCGAAATTCTCTAGCACAAAATAATGCTTTTTCACATTTTGATATAAGTTTTTTAAGCAACACTCAAAAAAAAGAATTCTTAAAAAATTTTGCTAAACCTTATTTAAGTTTGCTTTATCTTAAAGGACATATAATGCTTTATGTGGGGAGTTTTAAAGACAAAGAACTTGCAATCCATAGCATTTGGGGGCTTAGAAAAAGCGAAAGCAAAAGACTTTTGATAAGCAGAAGTGTCATTACAGGTTTAGAAATCGGCAAGGATGAAATCCCTGACGAAAATCTTTTGCTCTCAAAACTTAAAGAAATTTCTTTTATAAGATTAGAAGAAAGTGAAAAAACAAGGATTAAAGATTATCTTTCAAAATTTAAAAAACAAAATTTTTAG
- a CDS encoding ATP-dependent DNA helicase, translated as MLNKLEKILERHNVFLSGGAGVGKSFLTKKIKNSYEKQDKKVITLGSSALSAINIGGITLHSFFCFGRCVNLEELYLYDKKQRKKLIQLEKILKKIDLIIIDEISMVSADLLDMIAFRVKSFGFKGKFLIVGDFFQLPPVIKDKQVNSLFVNSHYAFSSLFWEELMLKNLSLSVSKRTQNEQFYEKLSLLRQGIFNDELLEYFQTFLLNPKKLESEFDDFTLLCGINKKADDINEQRLNKIQNPLFSFRAELTKEDEDLTQAQFDSWIKSLSIVENLKLKVGARIIFTLNNFDKGYFNGEQGIIDEILEQENKFYIKIIKNNGCEILLEPYTYLFEEVKQIGEEIFTAIRASVSQFPIKLAYAITIHKSQGMSIEKLICDIDNIFENGQLYVALSRGINPKNLKILYSKSLNFKNYFVNVLKTDENVKTFYRENDFLDLENDEE; from the coding sequence ATGCTTAATAAATTAGAAAAAATTTTAGAAAGGCACAATGTTTTTTTAAGCGGTGGAGCAGGTGTTGGAAAATCTTTTTTAACCAAAAAAATAAAAAATTCCTATGAAAAACAAGATAAAAAAGTCATCACCTTAGGTTCAAGTGCCTTAAGTGCTATTAATATCGGTGGGATAACTTTACACAGCTTTTTTTGTTTTGGACGCTGTGTGAATTTAGAAGAGCTTTATCTTTATGATAAAAAACAAAGAAAAAAACTCATTCAATTAGAAAAAATTCTCAAAAAGATTGATCTCATTATTATCGATGAAATTTCTATGGTGAGTGCAGACCTTTTAGATATGATTGCTTTTAGGGTTAAAAGCTTTGGTTTTAAAGGGAAATTTTTAATTGTAGGGGATTTTTTTCAATTGCCTCCTGTGATAAAAGATAAGCAAGTTAATTCTTTATTTGTCAATTCCCATTATGCTTTTTCTTCTTTATTTTGGGAGGAATTAATGCTTAAAAATTTGAGTCTTTCTGTGTCTAAAAGAACTCAAAATGAGCAGTTTTATGAAAAACTTTCTCTATTAAGACAAGGAATTTTTAATGATGAGCTTTTAGAATATTTTCAAACATTTCTCTTAAATCCAAAAAAATTAGAAAGTGAATTTGATGATTTTACCTTACTTTGTGGGATAAACAAAAAGGCAGATGATATCAATGAACAAAGATTAAATAAAATTCAAAATCCACTCTTTTCTTTTAGAGCTGAATTGACAAAAGAGGATGAGGATTTAACACAAGCTCAATTTGATTCTTGGATAAAAAGCCTTAGCATCGTTGAAAATCTTAAGCTTAAAGTGGGTGCAAGAATCATTTTCACTCTTAATAATTTTGATAAGGGATATTTTAATGGCGAACAAGGCATAATCGATGAAATTTTAGAGCAAGAAAATAAGTTTTATATCAAAATCATCAAAAATAATGGTTGTGAAATTTTACTTGAGCCTTATACTTATTTATTTGAGGAGGTCAAACAAATAGGAGAGGAAATTTTTACCGCTATTCGTGCAAGTGTGAGTCAATTTCCTATAAAATTAGCCTATGCTATCACCATTCACAAATCGCAAGGAATGAGCATTGAAAAGCTTATTTGCGATATTGATAATATTTTTGAAAACGGACAGCTTTATGTCGCTTTGTCACGTGGTATTAATCCTAAAAATCTTAAAATTTTGTATTCTAAAAGCTTGAATTTTAAAAATTATTTTGTTAATGTTTTAAAAACTGATGAAAATGTTAAAACTTTTTATAGAGAAAATGACTTTCTAGATTTAGAAAACGATGAGGAATAA